The DNA segment TCGATCCGTATTTCGGTGCGTTTTCTCTGCCGCTCAATTCGGGTCGCTCCGTTGGGTTTGCGTTTcgatttcattttgttgttgttgttgttgttgtgtgccaAGTTACACAATACACggagcgtcgtcgtcgtcgtcgtctgttGCTGGCTGCCACCAGCTGAGcggcagagaaagagagaaaagcgcaaacaaaaaaaagatacgcATGACGAGTGCCCGCCACACTACGCCAAACATGGCCATGCCAGTCTGGTGATGAAAGGCGAAAGTTAAATCGCAGCTGAATTTATGGAGAGCGTGCCGGAGCGTGGCACCGAACGGGCAACGGAAGCAACCGGACCGCGAgcgacaaaaacaaacacaagagCACAGGTGCCGCGGAGCGCCTGCTGGCGTTTCGATTGATTTTCGCCACCGTCCGTTTTTTTCCGCTCAGGGTCTGCTGAGATCGCATTTTAAAGAAGCGCTGTTCTTTGCGCTACTTTCACTCCCTTTTCTCAACCCGCCCACGCGCTGAAATTGCCCATCGTACGTGGCCCCGCTTTCGTTGATATTTCACGGATGCACAAACGGGGCGGGGATCGCATTGCGCTGTAATTGCGCTAAGGCAAATATCGGccatcgtttgtttttttgttgttgtgcgatTGCTCGGACGGGTTTGTATCGGCTACCGCGCGCGCGATGAATTTAGACTTTTCCGAGGGCATCCCCTGCCGTACGTTGCCCGCTCCCGGCCTCATCCACTGACCACCGAAGTACAAGGCGATGAAGATCCAATCTAAACAACGGCTAGCGTACGTAAATAAACGATGCTTTTCTTGCTAATCGTCCCCTTTCGGCCAAGAGAGAAAACATTGATTCTGCCACGGACGGCTCGGaatgaatgaaacaaatttaTCAATAAGTACCCCCCATTCCCCATGTGTCCCCTTGCGAAGGGCAGCTTTTGAATGATTCAGCATCGAAATAACAACCTCttggttcgtttgtttttttttcaggttTGGCTTAAGCAATCGATTCAACGTGCAGTTTCCAGCCGGTCTGGTTTCGCGCGTTGCCCCGGAAGAGTTCAAAGCGACCGTGCTGCGGATCAACGCGGTGCTGAAAAAGACGCTCCCCGTCAACGTAAAGTGGCTGTTCTGTGgttgcgtttgctgctgctgcaccttaGGATGTTCTCTATGGCCTGTGATATGTTTAAGTAAGAGGGTAAGCATCCGATCGGGACGGCATCTCCCGTTGACGTCCAAATCCAAATTGAACCGGCTGCTAACCATGTCATTTTCATCCTTCGTAGACGCAGCATACGCTAAACAAACTGCTCGAGTGGGAAAACAGTCACCTTTACCACAAGCTCGGATTGCACTGGCGCCTCAGCAAACAGCAGTGCGACTCCAACTCGATGATGGAGTACGTGCTGCTAATAGAATTCATACCGAAAACGCCAATCTATCGGCCGGACTAGGCGGGCCCCAAAATACGGCTTTGCTTTCGCGTTCAATTTCTCTAGCCCTCTGGGGGGGAGATCCACGACGGTGTGTGTGATGcaaggaacaaaaaacaaaagctaccAGTCGGAAGAGTCGGTGCGGGTTAGTGTGCGCTGGTGATAGTGTATCGCCGCGAACGGCTCGCTTGCTGCTCTGGCTGTATCGTTGATCTAACTATTCGTAGCATATGGTTTAATAATAGGAGAAAAGTATCATATTTTACATAATCATAAACACATCCTCCATCCCATCGGTCCCGCGGTACGGACGTTCAGCGCTTCAGGCGAGTGAAGCAGATTTCGAGACTAACTCCGATAGTCAACCATATCCACTTGTGGGCAAGCGTTAGtatctgtttctgttttggcCGATTGCAAACAAAGCCGAGTGTGCCCAGGACACTGTAACGTAACCGGGCGCAACATGTAAACAGACCTTCTAATTAGCTGGTTCTATTTTATTGTGTTAAAATAACCATTACATTACAAGACAAGCAAAATCAGCAAGCAACCCATCAAAACGGCACATCAGGTTGGTCGCCAGATCAGAGGCGCCAGGCCAGGCGACAGCGtgtaacaaaactaaacatgcAGCCAGCACAGGTCGCAATACTAATATAATTAATAATCGTAAGAACGTTTAGCGTTTGTATAGTGTATAGTGAGTTTGTGAATAGAGAGGGTTTGTAAGCAGCCGCCGTACGATTAGCGACGAATTCGGAAACTGTTTATCATGTCATGTGTGCGCTTGCGAGAATTGGgggaacacaaacaaacaagaaactACGAGATCAAAAATCCCAGAAGCAGATGAAGTATTAGCAAAACACGGAGTGCTTGGGGAGCGTTAAAGCAAACTAAACAATACAGACGGACAGCGCAAGTGTAGGGAGAGTGTAGATTTCGTTTAGTGTATGACATTATTCAAACCAGGTCCGTTAGGCACCATCTTCCGTCGGTCGCATGTGCCATCCGCAGCAAGTAGGACGGAATAATAGGGTAGTGTAGCCCCAAAAGTATGCACCCCGGAGACCCCACACTGAATGTAACGTTGTCTATTTCACTGCTTCGTTACCCTCTTCTTCTGTTGCTTTATACTTTTTTGCTAACGTTTGGTAAAGAGAAGAGATGATTGGTTTTGATGCGTTGTGCCTAAAAGAAAGCGTTTGCTTTGCTATTTTCCCTTCCAACGGCAGGATGGTGAAGGATGTACAGATTAGAATGAATTGCTTTTGAGACGCAcagctaaaaacaaaacacggaACATATATGGAGCTCGCGCAGTTCGCAGCTCGACGTTGCTGCTCGGAAACGCAGCGCAGACGACCGAACGCGatgggcacaaaaaaaaaaacaggacaaaTTTCGTGCGCGTGTAGGCAGGTGCGTAGCAGAAGAAGCTACATGCAGACAGGTGAATCCGTGTggggggtgggtgggtgtgctGAAAACAACCCAACAAGTAGTGTTAGCCTTTTTATACAGCATAGAGTTACGAACAACCCAGCGTGGCTAGAGGAAAGTCTATTGTATTCCCCTTTCATGCGCGCTGGGACCGATTGTTATTTCATCGAGAAACTGTAGCAAACACACAGGGTGGGGATGAAAGGCTGAGACAAGCAGTACAATGCAGTTACAAAACACCGAAACCGTGCGgaataaaatgtttcaaaaatgaaaacttgCCATTTGCGTTTTGTAGGTACGGGTCCGAACGGTCGATTAAAATGGGAACAAgagcgattgtgtgtgtgcgtgtgtatggaAAGTAGGGAACAACGCTCCAAAGGAAGTGCAAACGGGCGAAATTCTAGCGCAAGGTGCACCATTTTACATACTTTTCGTGGGGTGGACGCTCGTCACGCCATAGTACGGTGTGacccttttgttttgctacgctATTATTTGATTGAATGCGGTGCAGTGAAGCGCCCTGTTTCTAACCCCCTTTCTTTTAAGCttgtttcgtgtgtgtgtgttgcaccAGGAACCCCAATTGGACCCCGGATACAGGATGGAAAAGGAAAGGGTCGCGCGATAGGGCGTTCTGTCATCGCACCACTTTCTCCACTCCACAACGCGCTGTGTGCACATGGCGTTGGGTTTCTCGGGCTGGCGACATTCGCTCTAGACGACAGTGCAGACAACATTGCGCACCTTGACGCCGTCGTTCCCctttggcagcagcagctggtgaTGATGACCTGATGCGTCATCGGCAAATCACCTTTTCTTTCGGTAGTAGCATCAGCGTCTGTTAACGTTGCAGTCAGCAGCGGTGGTTGTCTTTTACGCAAGTGGAACAGTTTGCAGTGGGTTTTGCACGGACGCACGGAgcacgtgtttgtgtgaaatgCGATAGCCGCTACCAAGGCAACCGAGAGCGAGTGTAGTGCGTTTGGACGTATGCTTGTGGatgtatgcgtgcgtgtgtgcgtgtgtgtgttttggtccTTGCAGTAGGGTTTCTTCCTTCGACAGCTGATCGTTATTAAAAAAGGTGCTGATGAGATATTGGAATGTTCACGGCATCTTTTGTATCAAAAGGATTTGCAATCAGCATGTTACCATTTTAATGCCATGCGACACCACGTGGCTGCCACGTAATGTTTGCTTGCATTAAAAACTAATTAACCTTGCCTATTTATGCAGAAAGAAAATGATGGGgtggaggagcagcagcagcagcagcagttagTTCTATGCTTTCGCGCCGGGGGTCTACCACAGTCAAGTagcgcgtgtgtgcgcgcgggtTACATCTCGCGCTGTGTTTCGCACAGCATACGGGTCCCACATGTGTgagtaacacaaaaaaaatgattgcAACCCTCTCAATCTTTGCTCGGTGAGtttatgtgtgtctgtgtgtgtgtgtggtggtc comes from the Anopheles coluzzii chromosome 2, AcolN3, whole genome shotgun sequence genome and includes:
- the LOC120953146 gene encoding cysteine-rich hydrophobic domain-containing protein 2 — protein: MMADFDAIYEEQELSEENLEEAHVQMVPDPIVIRGAGNMTVFGLSNRFNVQFPAGLVSRVAPEEFKATVLRINAVLKKTLPVNVKWLFCGCVCCCCTLGCSLWPVICLSKRTQHTLNKLLEWENSHLYHKLGLHWRLSKQQCDSNSMMEYVLLIEFIPKTPIYRPD